A region from the Tachysurus vachellii isolate PV-2020 chromosome 25, HZAU_Pvac_v1, whole genome shotgun sequence genome encodes:
- the otulina gene encoding OTU deubiquitinase with linear linkage specificity a yields the protein MSWVRAVPRSDDVFDEDVDELSLQNKEWRCSMEKRAKDGFRDGIDAGKEASLQQGFNLGYREGAVKMKAIGQFKGIVSALRCWCQSQPSMSSEPITQLLQKVEKHEEGLFEAMRRAQELPPPSVSELVGDMDDLGVVQSDCGGSDCCGNDEDGECCRNGHSNCCRRDKDINESSAEIHETVFVKDQTLEQLLHGCLEIVAEMGLPEELRLHILQLRHACI from the exons ATGTCTTGGGTAAGAGCAGTACCTCGAAGCGACGATGTTTTTGATGAGGACGTTGATGAACTCAGCCTTCAAAACAAAGAATGGAGATGCAGCATGGAGAAGCGTGCTAAG GACGGTTTCAGGGATGGAATTGATGCAGGCAAAGAGGCTTCCCTTCAGCAGGGATTCAACTTGGGCTACAGAGAAGGAGCTGTTAAAATGAAGGCTATTGGGCAATTCAAAGGAATTGTTAG TGCTTTGCGGTGTTGGTGTCAGTCACAGCCTTCAATGAGCTCAGAGCCCATCACACAGCTGCTTCAGAAAGTAGAAAAACATGAAGAAGGCTTATTTGAGGCCATGCGCAGAGCTCAGGAGCTTCCTCCTCCCAGTGTATCAGAGCTTGTTGGAGATATGGATGATCTGGGTGTAGTTCAGAGTGATTGTGGAGGCTCAGACTGCTGCGGAAATGATGAAGATGGTGAATGTTGCCGAAATGGACATAGTAACTGCTGTAGACGTGACAAGGACATTAATGAGAGTTCAGCTGAGATTCAtgagactgtgtttgtgaaGGACCAGACTTTGGAGCAGTTACTTCATGGGTGTCTGGAGATCGTGGCTGAAATGGGGCTGCCTGAAGAGCTGAGGCTTCATATTCTACAGCTCAGACATGCGTGTATTTGA